The Candidatus Eisenbacteria bacterium sequence GCGGGCGATTCTCGGAGAGATCACCGCCCGGTTCGGAAATCGCCCGTTCTTCCTGGCACGCGGCGCCTTTTGCGGCGCGGTCGGCGCGGCCGCGGTTGCGCACGGATCGGACGCGTGTACGCTTTGAGCATGCGCATCATAGCGACGCTCGTCGTGGTGCTCGGGCTCGCGGCGCCGTGTGCTCGAGCGGAAAGCCCGGTGGTCGACGTACCGAAGGAGTCGGCGCGGACGGCGGGGCACGCCGTGCGCGACGGTACGCTCGCGGTCGGCCGCACCGTGCGCGACTTCTTCACGGGCGGGCCGCGTAAGGCCAAGCAGACCTGGAAGGAGAACGCCGCCCGCACCCGCGCCGACGCCCACGCCGACAAAGAGCGCGTCAAGGCCGCTGCCCACGAGTAGGCGACGATCGCGACCGCGTTGACCCGGCCCGAGCGAAGGCGCTAGCACGAGGCCGTGACCGAGCGGATCATCGACGCCGACGGCCACGTCCTCGAGCCGCCGGACGTATGGGCCCGGTACATCGAGCCCGCCTGGCGAGATCGTGCGATCAGAGTCGCGCGCCAGCCGGACGGACGCGATGCGCTCGTCGTCGACGGCCGGCCGGCGCGGCTCACGACGCCGGAGATGCTGGGCGGCTTCGGCGGCATGGGGAAACCCTTCGACGAGCTCGCGGCCGCGTGCCTCTCGGGTCGCTACGCCGAGAACGCGCCGCGTCCCGCGGTCGATCCCGCGGCTCGCATCGCGCTCCTCGATCGCGACGGCATCGCCGCCGCGCTTCTCTACCCGAGCCTCGGCCTGCAGTGGGAAGCCGAGGTGTCGGATCCCGCCTACGCGCTCGCGCACGCGCGCGCGTACAACCGGTGGATCGAGGAGTTCTGCGCCGCAAGCGGCGGCCGGCTCGTACCCGTCGCGCACCTCTCGCTCGGTGATCCGGATGCCGCGGCGACGGAGCTGCGACGCGCGGTTCGCGCCGGGGCACGGGGCGGCTTCCTCCTCCCCTTCACGCTCTCCGGCCTCCCGCACGGGCACCCCGCCCACGATCCGCTGTTCGCCGCGGCGTGCGATCTCGACGTCCCGATCGCGCTGCACACCGGCGTCGATCCGCCATCGCGGTCGCTGCATCACCGGTTCGACGAGCTCACGTGGCCCGAAGCCGTACCGTTTCCCGGCGCGTGGTACCTCCAGGTGATGTTCGCGCAGGCGGTGCAGCAGGCCTTCACGACGTTCTTCCAGTACGCGACCTTCGACCGCTTCCCCGCGCTTCGCCTGGTCGTGTTGGAGTCGGGCGCCGGCTGGCTCGGCTACTGGATGGACCGCATGGACGCCCTCGCGCGCTCGAGCCTGCGCGTGACGATCCCGCTCCGCGAGCCGCCGAGCACCTACGTGCGACGCCAGTGCTGGATCTCGGGCGACCCCGACGAGCGCACGCTCCCGCTCGTCATGCAGCACGTCGGCGCGGACCGCTTCCTGTGGGCGACCGACTACCCGCACAGCGACCACGACGCCGGCTACATGGACGAGCTGCGGGAGCTGGCTGCGACGCTTCCGCCGGACGCCCGCGCGGGCCTGCTCGGAGGAAACGCGGCGCTCCTCTACCGGATGTAGAAGGACGCCTCGGCGCCACGTGCCGGCGACGCGTCCTACACCGGCTCCACGCGTGCCGTCGTCGACTTGAAGACGGGCGTCGCCGAGCGCGGGTCGATCTCGCGCGGGATGAGGACGTTCGCTTCGGGGTAGTACATCGCGAGGTTCCCGGGCGGGAGCGGTGCCAGGCGAACGAGCGCCTCCATGGCGCCGGTCGCGTTCTCGACGCGCACCCGCGCGTCCTTGGCGAGGCCGAGCCGGCGCGCGTCCTCGGCGTTCATCATGACGACGTCGCGGCGCTCGTTGCCGCGATAGAGGTCCTCGTCCTCGTAGACGACGGTGTTGAACTGTCCCTCCGAGCGCAGCGTCATCAACCGGAACTCACCCGGGCCCGGCGCGTACGCCGGGAGCGGCGTCACGCGGCAGCGCGCGCGGCCGTCCGGCGTCGCGAAGCGGGGCTCATGGTGGATGCGCCCGGCAACCCGGAACTCCTCGCGGGTGCGATCGACGTCGCCGATCTTCTCGTAGCCCGGGACCACCTTCGCGATCGCCGCGCGGATTGCGGCGTGATCGGTGAGGGTGCCGAAGTCGACCGGCCCCGGCGGGAGCACCGCCTGCGCGAGCGCGGCGATGATCTCGACCTCCGAGCGCATCTCCGCCGACGCGGCGGGCGCGCCGCCGTCGGACAGCCGCACGAAGTTGAACATGCTCTCCTGCGTCGTGCACTGCCGCTCCTCGTCGCGCGCCAGCGCCGGCAGCACGAGGTGCGTGCGCCCCCGGCCGTGCACGTGGCTCTCGTTCAGCTTGGTCGAGACGTAGACCGTGGTCCCGATCTTGCGGAGAGCCGCACCCGTCCAGGCGCGATCCGGCGTCGCCGAGAAGAGGTTGCCGCCCAGCAGCAGCGCCGCGTCGATCCGTGCCGCCGCGGCCGCTTCGACGCTCGCCAGCGTGTGCATGCCGGGTGTGCCGGGCAGCCGCACGCCGTAGAGCTCGCCCAGGCGCCGCGCGAACTCGGTCTTCAGCGCCGGCGCGACGCCGACCGAGCCGACGCCCTGCACGTTCGAGTGACCCCGGATCGGCAGCAGGCCACAGCCCGGCCGGCCGACCCAGCCGCGCGCGAGCGCCAGGTTGACGATCGCCTGCACGTTGTCGACGCCGTTGCGGTGCTGCGTGATGCCCATCGCCCACGCGAAGATCCCCCGTCGCGCCTTCCCGAGCAGCTCGGCCGCCTGCTCCTCCTGCTCGCGCGGTATGCCGCACGCCTCGCGCAGGGCGCGCGCGTCGTGTGCCATCACCGCGGTGCGTACCGCGTCCCATCCGGTCGTGTGGGCGCCGATGAACGCCTGGTCGACCGCACCCCGCTCGATCACCCGTCGCAACAGCAGCACGAGGAGCGCCACGTCGGATCCCACGTGCGGCTGCAGGTAGAGATCCGACACCTCCGAGCCGAACATCATGCTCCGCCAGTCCGACGGGACCCGGAACCGCACGAGCCCGACCTCGCGGTACGGATTCACGACGATCACCTTCCCGCCGCGCCGCCGCAGCTCGACGAGCTGCGTGATCAGCCGCGGGTGGTTCGAGGCGGGATTGGCACCGACGACGACCGCGAGGTCGGCCTGGCCGAGGTCCTCGAGCGTGACCGTCGCGGTGCCGCTCCCGATCGCTTCGGCGAGCGCGACGCTGGAGGCCTGGTGGCAGTAGTACGAGCAGTTGTTGACGTTGTTCGTCCCGTAGACGCGGGCGAAGCACTGGAGGAGGAATGCCGCCTCGTTGCTGCTGCGTCCCGAGGCGTAGAAGAAGGTGCGGTCGGGGATGGTCGCGGTGAAGGCGCCGGCGGCCATGTGGAGCGCCTCGTCCCATCCGATCCGGCGGAGGTGCGTGTCGCCCTCGCGCCACACGATCGGGAAGCCGATGCGTCCCGCGCGCTCCAGCTCGCGCGATGACCAGCGCTCGAGCGTTGCCAGGTCGTGCGTGCGCAGGAACGTCTCGTCGATCGGCGGCTGCATGTCCGCCGCCTGGGCCTGGATCGACTTCTTGCAGACCTCGGGGAACGAGCCGGCCTCGTTGCGCATGCCGCCTTGCTGGCCGCCCATGCCGACCGCGCACGTCTTGCACGTGTTGTGCGTCGCGAGGCGCCGGCCGACCTGGAGGAGCCCGCCGGCCTCGCGCGCCCTCGCGATGGAGTAGCCGATCGCGGCGAAGCCGCCGCCCGAGCGCCGGGGCCGCATCGTGCGCTAGCCGAGGGCGCCCGCCTGACGCAACGCCGCGATCCGTGCCGCGTCGTACCCGAGGACCCCACGCAGCACCTCGTCGGTGTCGCGGCCGGGCTCGCGAGCCGCGATCGCCGGCACCGGCAGCTCCTCGCCGATCAGCTTCACCGGCGACGGCATCAGATCCGTCCCCGCCTCCCGGTAGGGCCGCAGCGGCAGTCGCGCCTGGAACTGCGGGTCCTTCGTGATCGTCTTCACCGTGTTCGCCGGACAGATGGGGGTGTTCACCTCGAGCCCGAAGGCGATCCACTGGTCGGTCGTGCGCGTCGCGAAGATGGCCGCCAGCTCGCGGCGCAGCGCCATATTGCCGCGCGCGTGGTCCGCGTACTTCGCGCCCGGGTTCTGCGCGAACAGCTCCGGCCGCCCCACGCCCTCGCAGAAGTTCTTCCAGAACTCGCGCTCCGATGCCATGAAGAGGACGAGGCCGTCTTTCGACCGGTAGTACTGGTAGCGGACCGACTCGGTCATGCTGTCGTCGCCGACCGGACGGCGCGGCCCCTTGCCGTCGCCGTCGTTCCCCGTGACCTCGTCCTCGGGACGCTCGTATGCCTTGTTGCCCTCGATGCCGTTCCAGTTGAACGCCGCCGCCGCATCGCTCTGCGCGACCTCGAACCGGCAGCCGGCGCCCGTGGCCCGCGCACGGATGATGGCCGCGCAGATCCCCAGCGCAGCGTAGAGCGGGCCGGCGTTGATGCCGATGGCCGTGTACGACGGCAGCGTCGGCATGCCCTCCGCGTTGAAGGTCGGGCGGGCCACGCCCGCCCAGACGTCGTAGGCGATACCGTGGCTCGGCATGTCCTTGTACGGGCCGGTCATGCCGTAGCCCGAGAGCGTGCAGAAGACGATCTTCGGGTTCACCTTGCGCAGGTCGTCGTAGCCGAGGCCGCGGCGCGCGAGCGCGCCCGGACGCATGCCCTCGATGACGGCGTCGGCACCGCGCGCGAGGTCCATGTACGTGGCGACGCCCTCGGGCGTCCGCAGGTCGAGGATGATGCTCTTCTTGCCGCGATTGAGATGCCAGTGCAGCAGCGAGATGCCATCGACGATCGGGAAGGCCATCTTGCGCACGTAGTCGCCGCCCGGTCCTTCCACCTTGATGATCTCGGCGCCGAGATCGGCGAGCTGCATGCCGACGGCGCCGGGCCCGAGCAGCGCACTCTCGATGATCCGGACGCCGGCGAGCAGACCTGCAGAAGATTTCTCGGTCGTCATGGCGGCTCGCGCTTACCACGGAGCGGCGCGGCGGGCGACACCCGCCGCGGCGCGGCGGGCGACACCCCGCGCGGCCGTTTTGCGCCCGGCCCCGCCCTCCTCTACAAGGGAACGCGATGGGGCGGCGGTGGGGGTTGGTGCTTTCGGGCGGTGGTGCGCGCGGGGCGTTCCAGGTGGGCGTGCTCGAGCGGCTCCTCCAGGATCCGGAGTTCGGCGCGGGGCCCGTGGTGGCCTCCGGGACGTCGGCGGGCGGCATCAATGCGGCCCTGCTGGCGAGCGGCAAGAGCCCGCAGGAGATGCGGCAGTTCTGGCGCGACATCGCCGCCGATCCGCCGGTGGTCGTCGATCCGACGTT is a genomic window containing:
- a CDS encoding amidohydrolase family protein, which encodes MTERIIDADGHVLEPPDVWARYIEPAWRDRAIRVARQPDGRDALVVDGRPARLTTPEMLGGFGGMGKPFDELAAACLSGRYAENAPRPAVDPAARIALLDRDGIAAALLYPSLGLQWEAEVSDPAYALAHARAYNRWIEEFCAASGGRLVPVAHLSLGDPDAAATELRRAVRAGARGGFLLPFTLSGLPHGHPAHDPLFAAACDLDVPIALHTGVDPPSRSLHHRFDELTWPEAVPFPGAWYLQVMFAQAVQQAFTTFFQYATFDRFPALRLVVLESGAGWLGYWMDRMDALARSSLRVTIPLREPPSTYVRRQCWISGDPDERTLPLVMQHVGADRFLWATDYPHSDHDAGYMDELRELAATLPPDARAGLLGGNAALLYRM
- a CDS encoding FdhF/YdeP family oxidoreductase, producing MRPRRSGGGFAAIGYSIARAREAGGLLQVGRRLATHNTCKTCAVGMGGQQGGMRNEAGSFPEVCKKSIQAQAADMQPPIDETFLRTHDLATLERWSSRELERAGRIGFPIVWREGDTHLRRIGWDEALHMAAGAFTATIPDRTFFYASGRSSNEAAFLLQCFARVYGTNNVNNCSYYCHQASSVALAEAIGSGTATVTLEDLGQADLAVVVGANPASNHPRLITQLVELRRRGGKVIVVNPYREVGLVRFRVPSDWRSMMFGSEVSDLYLQPHVGSDVALLVLLLRRVIERGAVDQAFIGAHTTGWDAVRTAVMAHDARALREACGIPREQEEQAAELLGKARRGIFAWAMGITQHRNGVDNVQAIVNLALARGWVGRPGCGLLPIRGHSNVQGVGSVGVAPALKTEFARRLGELYGVRLPGTPGMHTLASVEAAAAARIDAALLLGGNLFSATPDRAWTGAALRKIGTTVYVSTKLNESHVHGRGRTHLVLPALARDEERQCTTQESMFNFVRLSDGGAPAASAEMRSEVEIIAALAQAVLPPGPVDFGTLTDHAAIRAAIAKVVPGYEKIGDVDRTREEFRVAGRIHHEPRFATPDGRARCRVTPLPAYAPGPGEFRLMTLRSEGQFNTVVYEDEDLYRGNERRDVVMMNAEDARRLGLAKDARVRVENATGAMEALVRLAPLPPGNLAMYYPEANVLIPREIDPRSATPVFKSTTARVEPV
- a CDS encoding CaiB/BaiF CoA-transferase family protein, encoding MTTEKSSAGLLAGVRIIESALLGPGAVGMQLADLGAEIIKVEGPGGDYVRKMAFPIVDGISLLHWHLNRGKKSIILDLRTPEGVATYMDLARGADAVIEGMRPGALARRGLGYDDLRKVNPKIVFCTLSGYGMTGPYKDMPSHGIAYDVWAGVARPTFNAEGMPTLPSYTAIGINAGPLYAALGICAAIIRARATGAGCRFEVAQSDAAAAFNWNGIEGNKAYERPEDEVTGNDGDGKGPRRPVGDDSMTESVRYQYYRSKDGLVLFMASEREFWKNFCEGVGRPELFAQNPGAKYADHARGNMALRRELAAIFATRTTDQWIAFGLEVNTPICPANTVKTITKDPQFQARLPLRPYREAGTDLMPSPVKLIGEELPVPAIAAREPGRDTDEVLRGVLGYDAARIAALRQAGALG